From the Gemmatimonadota bacterium genome, the window TCCAGCAGGTCCTCGCCGAGGCTGATGCTCTGCTCCAGCGTGGCCTTTCTGAACCACGACCGGATCTTGGAGGACGCCTTGGTCGTCTTGACGATATCCAGCCAGTACGAACTCGGCGTCTGGTGCGGGGAAGTGAAAATGGTAACCGTGTCGCCGTTTTGCAACTTGCCGGCCAGCGGCGCGATGTTGCCGTTCACCTTCGCCCCGCTGCAGTGGAGTCCGATATCGGTGTGAATGGCGAAGGCGAAGTCCAGCACGCTGGCGCCCTGAGGCAGTTCCTTGAGATCCCCGCGCGGGGTGAAGACGAAGATGGCGTCGTCGTACAGGTCCATGCGGAGGTAACTCATGAACTCCTTCGGATCGGTCATGTCGGTCTGCCATTCCAGCGCCTGGCTGAGCCAGTCTTCCCGGTTCTCGCCGTCCTGGACCTCCTCCCTTCCTTCCTTGTAGAGCCAGTGGGCGGCGATCCCCACTTCCGCGATCCGGTCCATTTCCCGCGTGCGGATCTGGATCTCGGCCGTTTCCCCGTTGGACGCGATGATGGTGGTGTGCAGGGACTGGTACATGTTCATCTTGGGCCGGGAAACATAGTCTTTGAATCGGTCGAAGATGGGGGTGTAGAGGGTATGGATGATTCCGAGGGCGTGGTAGCAGTTGGGCACCGTGTCGGTCACGACGCGCAGGGCCAGCAGGTCGTAGATCTCTTCGAAAGGCCGGTTGCGGCGCTGCATCTTCGTGAAGATGCTGTGGAAATGCTTGGCCCGGCCGTTCACCGTGGCGTCGATGCCGGCGTCCTTCAGGGCCTTGACGATGGGCTGGCGGATCTCGTCGATCAGCTTCTCACGTTCCGCCCGCTTCTGGTCCAGCTTGCTCGCGAGATCCCGGTATACATCGGGAGACAGGAATTTCAGGCTGAGGTCTTCCAGTTCGGATTTGATTTTGGCCATGCCGAACCGGTGGGCGAGCGGCGCGTAGATCTCCCGCGTTTCGAGTGAGATGCGCTGCTGCTTCTCCTCTTCCAGGAAGGACAGCGTCCGCATGTTGTGGAGCCGGTCCGCGAGTTTGATGAGGATGATGCGCACGTCCTTCGCCATGGAAACGAGCATCTTGCGGAAATACTCGGCCTGGAGTTCCTCCTGGCTTCTGAAGGACAGTCCGGTGATCTTGGTGACGCCGTTCACCAGGACGGCCACTTCCTCTCCGAATTCCGCGGCCAGCTGTTCGATGGTCACCTCTTCCACGTCTTCCACCACGTCGTGCAGGAGCCCCGCCGCGATCGTCACGGCGTCCAGTTGCAGGCCGATCAGCGTAAGCACCACCTGCGTGCAGTGCACCATGAAGGGTTCGCCGGACTTGCGGACCTGCCCGGCGTGGTGCAGGGTGCTGAAATGATAGGCCCTTTCGATGAGGTCCAGCTGGGCTTCCAGCGCCTCGTCGGAGTCGATTTCCGGATGGGAAATGGCGTACTGCTCCAGCAGTACCTGGACCGGAACGATCGAGGAGTGGGTAAGGGTGTTTTCAACTGTCGCAGTCATCGGGACATTCGCCTCGCCGGCCCGACTGGGGGCCTGAACGCGCTTGACAGGGCCTAGGGGCGATTTAAACTAATGCTTACCCCTTTGGTCAACCGACGCGGATTGCGTGTGTAACGTTTCTTATTTACAATAGGTTAACTTATATCCTTTAGATAACGGGCGAAACGGACCGTTGTCAAGCCGGTTTTGGCGGGCCGGGGAACAGGAAAGCCGATACATCGTGGACGAATCGATCGAAGGCGGATCGGTATTCCGGCCCGATGCGGTGGGCGTTCCGGACATTCCTGATCATGGACCGGGTCTCCTTTCCCCGCCGGTCGTAACGGTCCGGCAATGGTTCTCCCGTGGTGAAGGGGAACTCGTGCACGCCCAGGTCGAGGCGCAGGACGGGCGCCGGATGCAGGTTCCATTCCGTCTGATCGGCGGATATGACCCGGTCGGCGGGATTGACGACCACCAGCAACCGGTCCTGCAGGTCCTCCATACGCGCTGACAGTGCGTCGCCGTGAAACAGCACCTCCTTCAGCCAGCGCAGCGGGGCATCGACCGCTTGACCGTGGAGTTGGCGGTGGCGGCCGTCGACCAAGTTTCCGTGGTAGCCGACATCAACAAGATGGCGGTCACGGCCATCGACCAGGTTACCGTGGCGGCCATCGACCGCGGCGCGCACCGGTAGCCCGTCCGGGAATGACCCGCCGCTAAGATACGCCGACAGCCCCTTCGCGGCCGAATCGTCCATGATGAACAGGCTTTCGGGCCGGATGCCGCCGAGGGGCGCGCCGGACGCGAAGAGGGCGGCCCGCGCATCGGAGAACCGTCCGAAGGGATCGGTCAGCAAAAGGACAAGGGCCAGATAGCCGCCCGCCGAGTATCCCAGGAATCGCACCCGCGCCCCGGCCCTGCAGGACGCATGATCGCCCCCTTCGATGCGCGCGACCAGGTCCGCGGCGTCGAAGCAGGACTGCAGCCCGCCCAGGCAGTACCGTTCGGGCGCCCGGTCCAGCCTTTCGCTGATCCGTCCGTTGAAGGGGCTGGTCCGCCCGTTGCCCGTCATGGCGGCGCGGCGGGCGGCGATCTGGGTCTGCTCCTGCACGCTCCAGCGATCCGATCGCCTCCCCACGTGGAAGGACAGGGGGAAAAGAATGACAGGGATGCCGAGCCGCAGGGCGAAGCTGCCGGCCCAGGGCAGCATCCTGGCGTAGCTGCCCTCGTTCAGCCCGTGGAAGATGACCAGGACCTCGCCGGCGCCCGCCGCGGGCAGATCGACCGGTTCCACCATGAGGTAGCTGAAACCGCGGTTCTCCGCAATGTCCCGGTCCTCCGGCAGCAGCAGGCCGGTCCAGCGGGATTCGAAACGGGGGCGGCGAAGCCGGAAGCGTCCGTCGTCGACGGGATCGCCGCCCTTCCGGTACAGCCGGTTCAACTCATCGGGCTCGTATACGTTTCCGGGCATCCGGCAACCTCCTGCGCGTCCGTTCCAGGCTGCGCGTCCGGTTCGGGGCCGATGATCCGTACCGCGCTTATATTAACATGCGACCACCAGACCCCCGCCGCGTGACCCTCCGCTCGATCCTGATCGGGATCGTCCTGGCCGTTTTCATCAGCCTCTGGATCCCCTACAACGTCTGGGTCGTGCGCGGGACATTCATGGACTTCGAGCACGTCTCGGCGTCCCTGATGGCGCCCTTCCTGTTCTTCGTCATCGTCGTGAACGGACTGCTGCGCAAGTACCGCCCCGCGGCCACGTTCACCACGTCGGAACTCCTCGTCATCCTAGCCTTCGGCCTGATCGCGTCCACCGTGCCGTCCCACGCCTTTATGAGCTATTTCATCGGCGTGATCACCACTCCGTACTATTTTGCATCGCCCGAAAACCAGTGGGTAGAGGTTTTCTTTCAATACCTGCCGGCCTGGCTGCTGGTCGACCCCGAGGACCACACCATCCGCTGGTTCTACGAAGGGCTGCCCGCCTACGCCCGGCTGCCGTGGCGCCCCTGGATCGTCCCGCTCTTCTGGTGGGGCACATTCTTCATCGCCCTGTTCTTCGCGGGGTCCTGCCTGGTGGTGATCCTGCGGAAACAGTGGATCGTCCACGAGAAGCTCAGCTTCCCGCTGGCCCAGGTCATCGCCCAGGTCATCGACGAACCCGGCGGCCGTTCGTTTCTGCCGCCCTTCATGCGGGGCAGGCTCTTCTGGATCGGGTTCTCGCTGCCGCTGGCCGTGATCGGCTGGAACA encodes:
- a CDS encoding bifunctional (p)ppGpp synthetase/guanosine-3',5'-bis(diphosphate) 3'-pyrophosphohydrolase; translation: MTATVENTLTHSSIVPVQVLLEQYAISHPEIDSDEALEAQLDLIERAYHFSTLHHAGQVRKSGEPFMVHCTQVVLTLIGLQLDAVTIAAGLLHDVVEDVEEVTIEQLAAEFGEEVAVLVNGVTKITGLSFRSQEELQAEYFRKMLVSMAKDVRIILIKLADRLHNMRTLSFLEEEKQQRISLETREIYAPLAHRFGMAKIKSELEDLSLKFLSPDVYRDLASKLDQKRAEREKLIDEIRQPIVKALKDAGIDATVNGRAKHFHSIFTKMQRRNRPFEEIYDLLALRVVTDTVPNCYHALGIIHTLYTPIFDRFKDYVSRPKMNMYQSLHTTIIASNGETAEIQIRTREMDRIAEVGIAAHWLYKEGREEVQDGENREDWLSQALEWQTDMTDPKEFMSYLRMDLYDDAIFVFTPRGDLKELPQGASVLDFAFAIHTDIGLHCSGAKVNGNIAPLAGKLQNGDTVTIFTSPHQTPSSYWLDIVKTTKASSKIRSWFRKATLEQSISLGEDLLDRELKRLKVKRKVSDELEALAKEYGLSDANRLYAAIGRGEYSAAQIAQKLLPEEPTEEEPPRESVLTRFVDRVRRSRGGVKVTGIDNLMIRFAQCCQPVPGDPIIGFITRGRGVTVHNKECANIVDDLERRLEVHWDVEKDQFFIVGLRIFGSDRPGLLNEISRTITDAGINITHAAMDTTDGMADGNFGIEVEHLSQLDRLIVRIKKIKGVDRVERETGVKYGNVSEDVFDHLEQDPGK